In the Candidatus Rhodoblastus alkanivorans genome, one interval contains:
- a CDS encoding LysR family transcriptional regulator has translation MDWDKLRVFHAVAAAGSFTHAGEALHLSQSAVSRQIAALEYDLKTPLFHRHARGLLLTEQGEILFRTVQEVLVKLESARVRLSDAREKPHGLLRVTANTGFGAVWLTPRLAEFRDLYPDIELDVILTDDELDLSMREADVALRLWEPKQSDLIRRRLFTLHYSPYASRSYIQQFGAPRRVEDLDAHRLVAFNVIGAGYLRNLNLLLTVGRDARSPRTPVFSINNLFALMRAVESGAGVAVLPDYVVGENSLLTRLDLDMKMPVFDCWLTYPEEMKTVARVQALRDFLVANASTWRH, from the coding sequence ATGGACTGGGACAAGCTGCGCGTCTTTCACGCCGTCGCCGCGGCCGGCTCTTTCACCCACGCCGGCGAAGCGCTGCATCTGAGCCAGTCGGCGGTCAGCCGCCAGATCGCCGCTCTCGAATACGATCTGAAAACGCCTTTGTTTCATCGCCATGCGCGCGGCCTGCTGCTCACCGAACAGGGCGAAATCCTGTTCCGCACCGTGCAGGAGGTTCTGGTCAAGCTCGAAAGCGCGCGCGTGCGCCTGTCGGATGCGCGCGAAAAGCCGCATGGCCTGCTCAGGGTCACCGCCAATACCGGCTTCGGCGCGGTCTGGCTGACGCCGCGACTCGCCGAATTCCGCGACCTTTATCCGGACATCGAGCTCGACGTCATCCTGACCGACGACGAGCTAGACCTGTCGATGCGCGAGGCCGACGTCGCGCTGAGATTATGGGAGCCGAAACAAAGCGATCTCATCCGCCGCCGCCTGTTCACTCTCCATTATTCGCCCTATGCCTCGCGCTCCTATATCCAGCAATTCGGCGCGCCGCGCCGCGTCGAAGATCTCGACGCCCATCGCCTCGTCGCCTTCAACGTGATCGGCGCGGGCTATTTGCGCAATCTCAACCTGCTGCTGACAGTCGGGCGCGACGCCAGGAGCCCGCGCACGCCAGTGTTTTCGATCAACAATCTTTTCGCCCTGATGCGCGCGGTGGAAAGCGGCGCCGGCGTCGCCGTGCTGCCGGATTATGTCGTCGGCGAGAATTCGCTGCTGACGCGGCTCGATCTCGATATGAAGATGCCCGTGTTCGATTGCTGGCTGACCTATCCTGAAGAGATGAAGACGGTCGCGCGCGTCCAGGCCCTGCGCGATTTCCTCGTCGCCAACGCCTCGACCTGGCGTCATTAG
- a CDS encoding cation diffusion facilitator family transporter, producing the protein MGGGHDHDHHDHDHHDHDHHRHDHHDHAGHFHGAGHSHGAGHVHAPADFGRAFALGIGLNVAFIVAEVVYGLLGNSMSLLADAGHNVSDVLGLGLAWLASELVKRAPTPRFSYGLLGSSILAALFNAIFLLVAVGAISLEAIQRLSNPEPVAGRTIMIVAALGIVVNGVTAWLFASGRDDINLRAAFLHMVSDALVSAGVVVAGLLILLTGWLRIDPVVSLVINAVIVWGTWGLLRESFAMSMSAAPDHIDPDQVRAFLCGRAGVMTVHDLHVWPMSTTEIAMTCHLVMPGGHPGDCFLHDLSAELSRKFRINHATVQIEIDPDRVCVLAPENVV; encoded by the coding sequence ATGGGCGGCGGCCACGATCACGACCACCACGATCACGACCACCACGATCACGACCACCACCGGCATGATCATCACGATCACGCCGGCCATTTCCATGGCGCAGGGCATTCCCATGGCGCCGGGCACGTCCATGCGCCGGCCGATTTCGGCAGGGCCTTCGCCCTCGGCATCGGCCTCAACGTCGCCTTCATCGTCGCCGAGGTCGTCTATGGCTTGCTCGGCAATTCCATGTCCCTGCTCGCGGACGCCGGCCACAATGTGAGCGACGTGCTCGGGCTCGGCCTCGCCTGGCTCGCGAGCGAACTGGTCAAGCGCGCGCCGACGCCGCGCTTTTCCTATGGCCTGCTCGGCTCCTCGATCCTCGCCGCCTTGTTCAACGCCATTTTCCTTCTGGTCGCGGTCGGCGCGATTTCGCTCGAGGCGATCCAGCGCCTGAGCAATCCCGAGCCGGTGGCCGGCCGAACCATCATGATCGTGGCGGCGCTGGGCATCGTCGTCAACGGCGTCACCGCCTGGCTGTTCGCCTCAGGCAGGGACGACATCAATCTTCGCGCCGCCTTCCTGCACATGGTCTCGGACGCGCTGGTTTCGGCCGGCGTCGTGGTCGCCGGCCTGCTGATCCTGCTGACGGGATGGCTCAGGATCGATCCCGTGGTCAGCCTGGTCATCAATGCGGTGATCGTCTGGGGGACCTGGGGCCTGCTGCGCGAATCCTTCGCCATGTCGATGTCGGCGGCGCCCGACCATATCGACCCCGATCAGGTGCGCGCTTTCCTGTGCGGGCGCGCTGGCGTCATGACGGTGCACGACCTTCATGTCTGGCCGATGAGCACGACCGAAATCGCCATGACCTGCCATCTCGTCATGCCCGGCGGCCATCCCGGCGACTGCTTTTTGCATGACCTCTCCGCCGAGCTTTCACGAAAATTCCGCATCAACCACGCCACGGTCCAGATCGAGATCGACCCGGATCGCGTCTGCGTCCTCGCGCCGGAAAATGTCGTTTGA
- a CDS encoding YchJ family protein, which yields MNSETSPETCPCRAMAQDKLPIAACCGPFLAHAKNPPTAEALMRSRYSAFATGNVDYLYETLADDQRKDFDRAATGDWANKSEWLGLDIVATEEGGETDSTGTVTFAAHFRRDGKQLAHRERSLFQRDGEGRWRFAKELPLKGETVVRGPQPGRNDPCPCGSGKKYKKCCGAAA from the coding sequence ATGAATTCAGAAACCAGCCCGGAAACCTGCCCCTGCCGCGCCATGGCGCAGGACAAACTTCCCATCGCTGCGTGCTGCGGTCCCTTCCTCGCCCATGCGAAGAACCCGCCGACGGCGGAAGCCCTGATGCGCTCGCGCTACAGCGCCTTCGCCACCGGCAATGTCGATTATCTTTACGAAACCCTCGCGGACGACCAGCGCAAGGATTTCGACCGCGCCGCGACCGGCGATTGGGCGAACAAGTCGGAATGGCTCGGTCTCGACATCGTCGCGACCGAAGAGGGCGGTGAAACGGATTCGACCGGCACGGTGACTTTCGCCGCCCATTTCAGGCGCGACGGCAAGCAACTCGCCCATCGCGAACGCTCGCTGTTCCAGCGCGACGGCGAGGGCCGCTGGCGCTTCGCCAAGGAATTGCCGTTGAAGGGCGAGACAGTCGTGCGCGGACCGCAGCCCGGCCGCAACGATCCGTGTCCCTGTGGGTCGGGCAAGAAATATAAAAAATGCTGCGGCGCGGCCGCTTGA
- a CDS encoding RidA family protein, protein MPSLTRLKPGKRMSQAVIRGNAVYLAGQVAETSAGKSVREQTAEVLGAIDALLAEAGTNKTKIMMATIYLADISTFAEMNEVWDKWVVEGETPARATVEAKLVAPEYKVEIAVVATI, encoded by the coding sequence ATGCCCAGTTTGACGAGACTGAAACCCGGCAAGCGCATGAGCCAGGCGGTGATTCGCGGCAACGCCGTCTATCTCGCCGGCCAGGTCGCGGAAACGAGCGCCGGCAAATCGGTGCGCGAACAGACCGCGGAAGTCCTCGGGGCCATCGACGCCCTGCTCGCGGAAGCCGGCACGAACAAAACCAAGATCATGATGGCGACGATCTATCTCGCCGATATTTCGACCTTCGCCGAGATGAACGAAGTCTGGGACAAATGGGTGGTCGAGGGCGAAACGCCCGCGCGCGCCACCGTCGAAGCCAAATTGGTCGCGCCAGAATATAAGGTCGAGATCGCGGTCGTCGCCACGATTTGA
- the msrA gene encoding peptide-methionine (S)-S-oxide reductase MsrA, with protein MLFSRKKLEIPAKTEALPGRPDPIRTAATHFVNGRALAPPYPEGMERILFGMGCFWGAERKYWQASEGVYVTAVGYSGGSTPNPTYEEVCSGMTGHAEVVLVVYDPKKVELARLLALFWESHNPTQGMRQGNDVGTQYRSAIYTSDEAQQKAAESSKILYQQALSAHGFGEITTEIRPEEEFYFAESYHQQYLAKNPAGYCGLGGSGVACPVGAL; from the coding sequence ATGCTGTTCTCTCGCAAGAAGCTGGAAATCCCCGCCAAAACCGAGGCCCTGCCGGGCCGTCCCGATCCGATCCGAACCGCCGCGACCCATTTCGTCAACGGCCGCGCCCTCGCCCCGCCCTACCCCGAAGGCATGGAGCGAATCCTGTTCGGCATGGGCTGTTTCTGGGGCGCGGAGCGCAAGTACTGGCAGGCCAGCGAGGGCGTCTATGTCACCGCGGTCGGCTATTCCGGCGGCTCGACGCCCAATCCGACCTATGAGGAAGTCTGTTCCGGCATGACCGGCCATGCTGAAGTCGTCCTTGTCGTCTATGATCCGAAGAAAGTCGAATTGGCGCGTCTGCTCGCCTTGTTCTGGGAATCGCACAACCCGACCCAGGGCATGCGGCAAGGCAATGACGTCGGCACGCAATATCGTTCGGCGATCTATACGAGCGACGAGGCCCAGCAGAAGGCGGCGGAAAGTTCGAAAATTTTGTATCAGCAGGCGCTCTCCGCCCATGGCTTCGGCGAGATCACGACGGAAATACGTCCCGAAGAGGAATTTTACTTTGCCGAATCCTATCATCAGCAATATCTTGCCAAAAATCCGGCAGGCTATTGCGGCCTCGGCGGAAGCGGCGTCGCATGCCCCGTCGGCGCGCTTTGA
- a CDS encoding YgaP family membrane protein, which yields MTANVGTLDRILRILVGLVLIALVFVGPKTPWGWIGVIPLLTGLVRFCPAYTLLGLSTCAKK from the coding sequence ATGACCGCCAATGTCGGAACGCTCGACCGAATCTTGCGCATTCTCGTCGGCCTCGTCCTCATCGCCCTGGTTTTCGTCGGCCCGAAAACGCCCTGGGGCTGGATCGGCGTGATCCCGCTGCTGACGGGCCTCGTGCGCTTCTGCCCGGCCTATACTTTGCTGGGCCTGAGCACCTGCGCGAAGAAATAG
- a CDS encoding Crp/Fnr family transcriptional regulator has protein sequence MLQSFAPLARLDRAARDALARLPEVHVGRGKQLFAPGSSCQGFVLLLEGIIRVSVTAENGRRLLLYRVAPGQTCVQTTLCLMGGLDYTAEGVAETELRLVIAPPPLFERLLREAPDFSRFVFERFGARLAEMTRLIETIAFLRVDARLAAALLARADRRGEMAATHQDLAEDIGAAREVVSRQLAEFQRAGLLRLGRGRICLTDRAGLADFACVT, from the coding sequence GTGCTTCAATCCTTCGCGCCGCTCGCCCGCCTCGATCGCGCGGCGCGCGACGCCTTGGCGCGCCTTCCCGAAGTCCATGTCGGGAGGGGAAAGCAGCTTTTTGCGCCGGGTTCGTCCTGCCAGGGCTTCGTTCTGCTGCTCGAAGGAATCATCCGCGTCAGCGTGACGGCGGAAAACGGCCGCCGCCTGCTGCTCTATCGGGTGGCGCCGGGCCAGACCTGCGTCCAGACCACGCTCTGTCTGATGGGCGGCCTGGACTATACCGCCGAGGGCGTCGCCGAAACCGAGCTGCGGCTGGTCATCGCGCCGCCGCCTTTGTTCGAGAGACTGCTGCGCGAGGCGCCGGATTTTTCCCGTTTCGTGTTCGAGCGCTTCGGCGCGCGGCTCGCGGAAATGACCCGGCTGATCGAGACCATCGCCTTTCTGCGGGTGGACGCGCGGCTCGCCGCCGCCTTGCTCGCCCGCGCCGACAGACGGGGAGAAATGGCGGCGACCCATCAGGATCTTGCGGAAGATATCGGCGCGGCGCGCGAGGTGGTGAGCCGCCAGCTCGCCGAGTTCCAGCGCGCGGGCCTCTTGCGGCTGGGGCGGGGACGGATTTGCCTGACCGATCGCGCCGGCCTCGCCGATTTTGCCTGCGTGACCTAA
- a CDS encoding TIGR00645 family protein, with the protein MALGQKIELVTQRVLFTSRWLLAPFYVALAFCLFILMLKAGQHVLHLIHGAISSSESSVVLDTLGLIDLTLTSSLVVLVIFSGFENFVAQVADDSDANRPAWLTKIDFGGLKLKLMSSIVAISAIQTLRVFMDVNNVSDRNLAWYVGIHLSFVLSAVLLALSDRIAGHSSAKEEDDGH; encoded by the coding sequence ATGGCGCTGGGGCAAAAAATCGAACTCGTGACTCAACGCGTGCTTTTCACCAGCCGCTGGCTGCTCGCGCCCTTTTATGTCGCCCTCGCCTTTTGCCTGTTCATTCTCATGCTCAAGGCGGGGCAGCATGTGCTCCACCTCATCCACGGCGCCATTTCCTCAAGCGAATCATCCGTGGTGCTCGATACCCTCGGCCTGATCGACCTGACCCTGACCTCATCGCTGGTGGTGCTGGTGATTTTCTCTGGCTTCGAGAATTTCGTGGCGCAGGTCGCCGACGACAGCGACGCCAACCGGCCGGCCTGGCTGACCAAGATCGATTTCGGCGGGCTTAAACTCAAATTGATGTCGTCCATCGTCGCGATTTCGGCGATCCAGACCCTGCGCGTCTTCATGGACGTGAACAACGTCAGCGACCGCAATCTGGCCTGGTACGTCGGTATCCACCTTTCCTTCGTGCTGTCCGCGGTCCTGCTGGCCTTGAGCGACCGCATCGCCGGCCACAGCTCGGCGAAAGAGGAGGATGACGGGCATTAA
- a CDS encoding GDCCVxC domain-containing (seleno)protein: protein MILTSTITCPHCGHKAREDMPTDACAHFYQCTSCGALLKPKDGDCCVFCSYGDTPCPPVQAARSEISCCGSAMRARFRNDEEGDA from the coding sequence ATGATCCTTACTTCCACGATCACTTGCCCGCATTGCGGCCATAAGGCGCGCGAAGACATGCCGACCGACGCCTGCGCGCATTTCTACCAATGCACGTCCTGTGGCGCGCTTCTGAAGCCCAAGGATGGCGATTGCTGCGTGTTCTGCTCCTATGGCGACACGCCCTGCCCGCCGGTTCAGGCGGCGCGATCCGAGATCAGCTGCTGCGGCTCGGCGATGCGGGCGCGCTTCCGCAACGACGAGGAGGGCGACGCCTGA
- the ychF gene encoding redox-regulated ATPase YchF: MGFKCGIVGLPNVGKSTLFNALTQTAAAQAANYPFCTIEPNVGDVAVPDHRLEQLARIAGSKEIIPTRLTFVDIAGLVRGASKGEGLGNQFLANIRECDAIAHVVRCFEDGDITHVEGEVDPIRDVETIETELMLADLDSLEKRVVNLEKKARGGDKESKEQLDLVNRCLVLLREGRPARMAEVAADERKIFAQLGLLSSKPVLYVCNVEESSADQGNEFSQKVFARAKEEGAVAVVVSAKIESEIAVMAADDQKDFLEAVGLEEPGLNRVIRAGYGLLHLITYFTVGPKEARAWTIEKGTRAPAAAGVIHSDFEKGFIRAETIGYDDYVASNGESGAREAGKFRLEGKEYLVADGDVLHFRFAN, translated from the coding sequence ATGGGTTTCAAATGCGGCATCGTCGGCCTGCCCAATGTCGGCAAATCGACCTTGTTCAATGCGCTGACGCAGACCGCCGCGGCGCAAGCCGCCAATTACCCCTTCTGCACCATCGAGCCCAATGTCGGCGACGTCGCCGTGCCCGACCATAGGCTCGAACAGCTCGCGCGCATCGCCGGTTCGAAGGAGATCATCCCGACCCGGCTCACTTTCGTCGACATCGCCGGGCTGGTGCGCGGCGCCTCCAAGGGCGAGGGCCTCGGCAACCAGTTTCTCGCCAATATCCGCGAATGCGACGCCATCGCCCATGTCGTGCGCTGTTTCGAAGACGGCGACATCACCCATGTCGAAGGCGAGGTCGATCCGATTCGCGACGTCGAAACCATCGAGACCGAGCTGATGCTGGCCGATCTCGATTCACTCGAAAAGCGCGTGGTCAATCTGGAAAAGAAGGCGCGCGGCGGCGACAAGGAATCGAAAGAGCAGCTCGACCTCGTCAACCGCTGCCTCGTCCTGCTGCGCGAGGGCCGGCCGGCGCGCATGGCGGAAGTCGCCGCCGACGAGCGCAAGATTTTCGCCCAGCTCGGCCTATTGTCCTCGAAACCCGTGCTTTACGTCTGCAATGTCGAGGAATCCTCCGCCGACCAGGGCAATGAATTCTCGCAAAAAGTTTTCGCGCGCGCCAAGGAGGAGGGCGCGGTGGCGGTGGTGGTTTCCGCCAAGATAGAAAGCGAGATCGCGGTGATGGCCGCCGACGACCAGAAGGATTTTCTCGAAGCCGTGGGGCTCGAAGAACCGGGCCTCAATCGCGTCATCCGCGCCGGCTATGGCCTGCTCCATCTCATCACTTATTTCACGGTCGGCCCCAAGGAGGCGCGCGCCTGGACGATCGAGAAGGGCACGCGGGCGCCGGCGGCGGCGGGCGTCATCCACAGCGATTTCGAGAAAGGCTTCATTCGCGCCGAAACGATCGGCTACGACGATTATGTCGCCAGCAACGGCGAATCCGGCGCGCGCGAGGCGGGAAAATTCCGGCTCGAAGGCAAGGAATACCTGGTCGCGGACGGCGACGTGCTGCATTTCCGCTTCGCCAATTGA